The following coding sequences are from one Babesia microti strain RI apicoplast complete genome window:
- the clpC1 gene encoding ATP-dependent Clp protease (Corresponds to the conserved C-terminus end), with protein MNYYFNLNNYNYINFFNYKNKLLDFRNFDYYLKFNLFKYINKCLYLQKIYKDIIFNNIKFNIFNNILLNLNFNYIYNKLFNINITEIDRFDLNNIYIKDLNKLFINDNNYCIDIKNYKEFYFINYYLVLYEIYYNNIIFLIQCNTNNSDNYNKFLDIYNIINLFIKDNKFIKYIICSNYNIIISKINNIYNNKFYKKLKINNYTNNINYFLLNKIIINKINNINIFNNFIFNDLLKNNYNNNFLILNNINFNNNLYHYNKINIFNNYIKLNNIINFNNIINTFKENKKFDKYISNFIFGQENQLHKLSTVDINKIFSKKEINSIKPIGSWIICGPSGTGKTELAKIISKLLYNNKLKFIKFDMSEFMDKYTVSRLIGAPPGYLGYEKGGELTNFVNENKNSIILFDEAEKANKYIYDILLQVLDEGVLTDSKGIKVFFNKSILIFTSNIGSSICKNNKFKFNNIIFKNVIKELKKFFRIEFLNRIDDILIFNYLDLFSIYKLMDKFLFNISKFCININKIKLFLSLIFNKNNTNIRKIIRILDNNIINKIYNFENNNISIDICGKSLVYKNNI; from the coding sequence ATGAATTATTATTTTAATTTAAATAATTATAATTATATAAATTTTTTTAATTATAAAAATAAATTATTAGATTTTAGAAATTTTGATTATTATTTAAAATTTAATTTATTTAAATATATAAATAAATGTTTATATCTACAAAAAATTTATAAAGATATAATATTTAATAATATAAAATTTAATATTTTTAATAATATTTTATTAAATTTGAATTTTAATTATATATATAATAAATTATTTAATATTAATATAACTGAAATAGATAGGTTTGATTTAAATAATATTTATATTAAAGATTTAAATAAATTATTTATAAATGATAATAATTATTGTATAGATATAAAAAATTATAAAGAATTTTATTTTATAAATTATTATTTAGTTCTGTATGAAATATATTATAATAATATAATTTTTTTAATTCAATGTAACACTAATAATAGTGATAATTATAATAAATTTTTAGATATTTATAATATAATAAATTTATTTATAAAAGATAATAAATTTATAAAATATATAATATGTAGTAATTATAACATAATTATTAGTAAAATTAATAATATTTATAATAATAAATTTTATAAAAAATTAAAAATTAATAATTATACTAATAATATTAATTATTTTTTACTAAATAAAATTATTATTAATAAAATTAATAATATAAATATTTTTAATAATTTTATATTTAATGATTTATTAAAAAATAATTATAATAATAATTTTTTAATATTAAATAATATAAATTTTAATAATAATTTATATCATTATAATAAAATAAATATATTTAATAATTATATAAAATTAAATAATATTATAAATTTTAATAATATAATTAATACTTTTAAAGAAAATAAAAAATTTGATAAATATATATCAAATTTTATATTTGGTCAAGAAAATCAATTACATAAATTATCTACTGTAGATATAAATAAAATTTTTAGTAAAAAAGAAATTAATAGTATTAAACCTATAGGTAGTTGGATTATATGTGGTCCTAGTGGTACAGGTAAAACAGAGTTAGCTAAAATTATATCTAAGTTATTATATAATAATAAATTAAAATTTATTAAATTTGATATGAGTGAGTTTATGGATAAGTATACTGTATCAAGATTAATTGGCGCACCACCAGGATATTTAGGTTATGAAAAAGGAGGTGAACTTACAAATTTTGTTAATGAAAATAAAAATAGTATTATTTTATTTGACGAAGCTGAAAAAGCAAATAAATATATATACGATATACTTTTACAAGTACTAGATGAAGGTGTATTAACAGATTCAAAAGGTATAAAAGTATTTTTTAATAAATCTATATTAATTTTTACAAGTAATATAGGTTCTTCTATTTGTAAAAATAATAAATTTAAATTTAATAATATTATATTTAAAAATGTAATTAAAGAACTTAAAAAATTTTTTAGAATTGAATTTTTAAATAGAATTGATGATATTTTAATTTTTAATTATTTAGATTTATTTTCAATTTATAAACTTATGGATAAATTTTTATTTAATATATCTAAATTTTGTATAAATATTAATAAAATTAAATTATTTTTATCATTAATTTTTAATAAAAATAATACTAATATTAGAAAAATTATTAGAATTTTAGATAATAATATTATTAATAAAATATATAATTTTGAAAATAATAATATTAGTATAGATATTTGTGGTAAATCTTTAGTATATAAAAATAATATATAA
- the clpC2 gene encoding ATP-dependent Clp protease (Corresponds to the conserved C-terminus end) produces the protein MNQFFNKINYKNYIIIYFNNFILYNYKNYINLYKLIINDSKIYYYNFFRIYNIINFINLFFNNDIWIIECDYNNINLISKYFKNLIGYSNKGNILLYINYNNIKNINNIYSINNTFKRVIIIIKDLSKIKNIINNYLDYIYLNLKNKKIIFIINNDIEYNIVNDIILKKFNNNTFNIIKKINNKINIKINNYNNILNINFIDNTDICYKLLDRCIYGQDLIISVIKKNIKDIFNNFNKKNKKPLNSWLLCGPSGTGKTEIAKILSKSIYGNIGKLLKFDMSEYQESHSISKLIGTPPGYIGYTEGSRLINLINKNPYSIILFDEIEKAHKNINNIMLQILDEGILSSSTGVKGIFKYSFILFTSNLGQKNYIYDINNKKIYKKHILNSINNYFLPEFLNRINEILIFEYQNFNYLMKTLNKFFLEFEYVYNTNFIFSLISKNLLYNLLNNKLYGARILNKQSYKFISKLIELFYYINFNNSLNINNNKNILNIYKYNNNKSVNKGIFFKYNNNLI, from the coding sequence ATGAATCAATTTTTTAATAAAATAAATTATAAAAATTATATAATTATTTATTTTAATAATTTTATTTTATATAATTATAAAAATTATATTAATTTATATAAATTAATTATAAATGATAGTAAAATATATTATTATAATTTTTTTAGAATATATAATATAATAAATTTTATTAATTTGTTTTTTAATAATGATATTTGGATAATAGAATGTGATTATAATAATATTAATTTAATATCTAAATATTTTAAAAATTTAATAGGTTACTCTAATAAAGGAAATATATTATTATATATAAATTATAATAATATAAAAAATATAAATAATATATATAGTATTAATAATACTTTTAAAAGAGTTATAATAATAATTAAAGATTTGAGTAAAATAAAAAATATAATTAATAATTATTTAGATTATATATATTTAAATTTAAAAAATAAAAAAATAATATTTATTATAAATAATGATATTGAATATAATATAGTTAATGATATTATTTTAAAAAAATTTAATAATAATACTTTTAATATAATAAAAAAAATAAATAATAAAATAAATATAAAAATTAATAATTATAATAATATATTAAATATTAATTTTATAGATAATACTGATATATGCTATAAATTATTAGATAGATGTATTTACGGTCAAGATTTAATAATATCAGTTATAAAAAAAAATATAAAGGATATTTTTAATAATTTTAATAAAAAAAATAAAAAACCATTAAATAGCTGGTTATTATGTGGTCCTAGTGGTACAGGTAAAACAGAAATAGCTAAAATATTATCAAAATCTATATATGGTAATATAGGTAAATTATTAAAATTTGATATGAGTGAATACCAAGAAAGTCATTCTATATCTAAATTAATAGGTACACCTCCTGGTTATATAGGATATACTGAAGGTAGTAGATTAATTAATTTAATAAATAAAAATCCTTATTCTATTATTTTATTTGATGAAATAGAAAAAGCGCATAAGAATATAAATAATATTATGTTACAAATATTAGATGAAGGTATTCTTTCATCATCTACAGGAGTAAAAGGTATTTTTAAATATTCATTTATTTTATTTACTAGTAATTTAGGACAAAAAAATTATATTTATGATATTAATAATAAAAAAATATATAAAAAACATATATTAAATTCAATTAATAATTATTTTTTACCTGAGTTTTTAAATAGAATTAATGAAATTTTAATTTTTGAATATCAAAATTTTAATTATTTAATGAAAACTTTAAATAAATTTTTTTTAGAATTTGAATATGTATATAATACAAATTTTATATTTTCATTAATATCAAAAAATTTATTATATAATTTATTAAATAATAAATTATATGGAGCAAGAATATTAAATAAACAATCATATAAATTTATATCAAAATTAATAGAATTATTTTATTATATAAATTTTAATAATTCATTAAATATTAATAATAATAAAAATATATTAAATATATATAAATATAATAATAATAAAAGTGTAAATAAAGGAATTTTTTTTAAATATAATAATAATTTAATATGA
- the BmC gene encoding hypothetical protein produces the protein MLLSGKKNQKIKILYNISNNKKKIKLGYIFPYEKINYNNKIIKQQYLKIGINKSKSILLSYIKDII, from the coding sequence ATACTTTTATCAGGTAAAAAAAATCAAAAAATAAAAATATTATATAACATATCAAATAATAAAAAAAAAATAAAATTAGGTTATATATTTCCATATGAAAAAATAAACTATAATAATAAAATAATTAAGCAACAATATTTAAAAATAGGTATTAATAAATCAAAATCTATATTATTATCTTATATAAAAGATATTATTTAA